The following proteins are encoded in a genomic region of Longimicrobiaceae bacterium:
- a CDS encoding DUF3667 domain-containing protein, whose amino-acid sequence MSQITSTDGKTARTLWALVARPGTLSADHLAGRRARYMGPLQLFLLVNLLLFVAAPQVPLFSYSLEKYLRYAPPSPTFVDRLVERVVPGGHTHDPDAGGAAFETYAKAFDARVEAQRKSLVILFVPALALVLQVLFAPRRAVPGVPRRYGEHLVFALHSLAFVWLMLAGVGGIGRLADGTLTLSRPGDAGLFALFLFLLLWAPVYLLRAVRRVYQLSWPWAAAATVAAAAAFVGLLLLYRGLLFFTTYYTL is encoded by the coding sequence GTGAGTCAGATCACGAGCACCGACGGGAAAACTGCCCGGACGCTGTGGGCGCTCGTCGCGCGACCCGGCACCCTCTCGGCCGACCACCTGGCCGGGCGGCGGGCCCGGTACATGGGTCCGCTGCAGCTTTTCCTGCTGGTGAACCTGCTTCTCTTCGTCGCTGCACCTCAGGTGCCGTTGTTCTCCTACAGCCTGGAGAAGTACCTTCGCTACGCACCCCCATCACCCACGTTCGTCGATCGGCTCGTCGAGCGCGTCGTGCCGGGTGGGCACACGCATGATCCCGACGCGGGAGGCGCCGCCTTCGAGACCTACGCGAAGGCCTTCGATGCCCGGGTCGAAGCGCAGCGCAAGAGCCTCGTGATTCTGTTCGTTCCAGCTCTCGCCCTGGTTCTCCAGGTGCTGTTCGCGCCGCGCCGCGCCGTTCCCGGAGTACCTCGGCGCTACGGCGAGCATCTTGTCTTTGCACTCCACTCCCTCGCGTTCGTGTGGCTCATGCTCGCTGGTGTGGGCGGGATTGGAAGGTTGGCAGACGGGACGCTGACTCTGAGCAGGCCCGGTGATGCAGGTCTCTTCGCCCTGTTCCTGTTCCTGCTGCTGTGGGCTCCTGTCTACCTGCTCCGGGCCGTACGCCGCGTATACCAGCTGTCCTGGCCCTGGGCCGCAGCTGCCACCGTTGCTGCAGCCGCAGCATTCGTCGGGCTTCTCCTCCTGTACCGGGGCCTGCTGTTCTTCACGACCTACTACACCCTCTGA
- a CDS encoding GNAT family N-acetyltransferase — MFQVRLATPADLPALRELIPASVRALSQAHYSAAQIESAVRYVFGPDTQLVADGTYYVAQAEGELVGCGGWSYRRTLYGGDQMKSDEDPRLDPATEAARIRAFFVHPAWARRGVGSAILEACFSAAREAGFRRLELMATLPGVPLYRRFGFEAAEAVETLLPDGVPVPFVRMVRSSIALPRPPA; from the coding sequence ATGTTCCAGGTCCGGCTCGCCACACCCGCGGATCTGCCCGCCCTCCGTGAGCTGATTCCCGCCTCTGTACGCGCATTGAGCCAGGCGCACTACAGCGCCGCCCAGATCGAGAGCGCCGTCCGGTACGTCTTCGGACCCGACACCCAGCTCGTCGCGGACGGCACCTACTACGTCGCTCAGGCTGAGGGCGAGCTGGTGGGCTGTGGCGGCTGGAGCTATCGCCGCACGCTCTACGGCGGCGACCAGATGAAATCGGACGAGGACCCGCGGCTCGATCCGGCCACCGAGGCGGCACGCATCCGCGCGTTCTTCGTGCATCCGGCCTGGGCCCGCCGTGGAGTCGGTTCCGCCATCCTGGAGGCGTGCTTCAGCGCCGCGCGTGAGGCGGGGTTCCGGCGTCTGGAGCTGATGGCAACCCTACCGGGAGTGCCTCTGTACCGCAGGTTCGGCTTCGAGGCCGCCGAGGCCGTGGAGACGCTCCTGCCCGACGGAGTGCCGGTCCCGTTCGTGCGAATGGTGCGCAGTTCCATCGCTCTGCCCAGGCCACCCGCGTAG